A single region of the Glycine max cultivar Williams 82 chromosome 20, Glycine_max_v4.0, whole genome shotgun sequence genome encodes:
- the LOC100500544 gene encoding ras-related protein RABF1 isoform X1 — protein MGCGSSLPDRDSRQLGRPNSENGGGQDAKNLRVKLVLLGDSGVGKSCIVLRFVRGQFDPTSKVTVGASFLSQTIALQDSTTVKFEIWDTAGQERYAALAPLYYRGAAVAVIVYDITSPESFSKAQYWVKELQKHGSPDIVMALVGNKADLLEKREVAVQDGTDYAEKNDMFFIETSAKTADNINELFEDIVDYATSKLPHDVLAA, from the exons ATGGGTTGTGGCTCCTCCCTTCCAG ATAGGGATTCAAGGCAGTTGGGTCGACCCAATTCCGAGAATGGTGGAGGGCAGGACGCCAAGAATCTAAGGGTCAAG CTTGTTCTCTTAGGTGATTCTGGTGTTGGCAAAAGCTGTATTGTTCTACGATTTGTTCGTGGTCAGTTTGATCCAACATCTAAG GTAACTGTTGGAGCTTCTTTTTTGTCACAAACAATAGCTCTGCAAGACTCTACAACAGTCAAGTTTGAAATATGGGATACTGCTGGTCAAGAGAG GTACGCTGCGTTAGCACCACTCTATTACCGTGGTGCAGCAGTTGCAGTTATTGTTTATGATATAACAAGCCCAGAATCTTTCAGCAAAGCACAGTACTGGGTTAAG gaGCTACAAAAACATGGAAGCCCTGATATAGTGATGGCACTGGTCGGTAATAAAGCTGATCTTCTCGAGAAGCGGGAAGTTGCTGTCCAG GATGGCACTGACTATGCAGAGAAGAATGATATGTTTTTCATAGAGACATCTGCAAAGACAGCAGATAATATAAATGAACTGTTTGAG GACATTGTTGACTATGCTACTAGCAAACTTCCCCATGATGTTCTTGCTGCCTGA
- the LOC100500544 gene encoding ras-related protein RABF1 isoform X2 has translation MGCGSSLPDRDSRQLGRPNSENGGGQDAKNLRVKLVLLGDSGVGKSCIVLRFVRGQFDPTSKVTVGASFLSQTIALQDSTTVKFEIWDTAGQERYAALAPLYYRGAAVAVIVYDITSPESFSKAQYWVKELQKHGSPDIVMALVGNKADLLEKREVAVQDGTDYAEKNDMFFIETSAKTADNINELFEEIAKRLPRPSVS, from the exons ATGGGTTGTGGCTCCTCCCTTCCAG ATAGGGATTCAAGGCAGTTGGGTCGACCCAATTCCGAGAATGGTGGAGGGCAGGACGCCAAGAATCTAAGGGTCAAG CTTGTTCTCTTAGGTGATTCTGGTGTTGGCAAAAGCTGTATTGTTCTACGATTTGTTCGTGGTCAGTTTGATCCAACATCTAAG GTAACTGTTGGAGCTTCTTTTTTGTCACAAACAATAGCTCTGCAAGACTCTACAACAGTCAAGTTTGAAATATGGGATACTGCTGGTCAAGAGAG GTACGCTGCGTTAGCACCACTCTATTACCGTGGTGCAGCAGTTGCAGTTATTGTTTATGATATAACAAGCCCAGAATCTTTCAGCAAAGCACAGTACTGGGTTAAG gaGCTACAAAAACATGGAAGCCCTGATATAGTGATGGCACTGGTCGGTAATAAAGCTGATCTTCTCGAGAAGCGGGAAGTTGCTGTCCAG GATGGCACTGACTATGCAGAGAAGAATGATATGTTTTTCATAGAGACATCTGCAAAGACAGCAGATAATATAAATGAACTGTTTGAG GAAATTGCCAAAAGATTGCCTCGCCCATCAGTTAGTTGA